Within Pseudomonas sp. LBUM920, the genomic segment GCGAGATTGTCGGTTTGAAAAACGATAAGCGCTCGGTATTCCTCGACGAGACGCCCCTGGCCAACGCCGATGGCAGCCTCAACTTCAGCGGCGTGACACTCGACACGCGCAACGGCAGCCAGGACCAGACGCACATCCCGGGCTTCCCGGCGGTTGAAAACGAAAGCCCCGTGTCCGTCGAGCTGCGCAGCGATCAGCCCTGGACCAAGTCTTACTCCAACCTGCAACTGTCTGCGGTGCGGGTACGTCTGGCGGTCACGCGACTGTCGCAGACCAACACCAGCAACGGCGACACCAACGGCTACACCGTGCAATACGCGATCGATCTGTCCACCGACGGCGGCGCCTTCGTGCAAGTGCTGGCGGCCGCGTTTAGCGGCAAAACCACCACCAAATACGAGCGCTCGCACCGTGTGGACCTGCCGCCGGCAAAAAGCGGCTGGACCCTGCGCGTGCGCCGGATCACGCCGAACTCCACCAGTGGTGCGATTGCCGATACCACCACCGTAGAATCCTCTACCGAAGTGATTGACGCCAAACTGCGCTACCCAGGTTCGGCGTTGATCGGCCTGCAATTCGATGCGGCGCAATTTCAATCAATCCCGTCGCGCTCCTTCGAAATGCGCGGCCGCATCATCAAGGTGCCGAGCAACTACGACCCGCAAACCCGCGTGTACAGCGGTGTGTGGGATGGCACCTTCAAATCCGCCTGGACCGACAACCCGGCCTGGATCTACTACGACCTGCTGCTGCACCAGCGCTATGGCCTCGGCCACTTGCTCAACGCCGGCCAAGTGGACAAGTGGGAGCTGTACCGCATCGGCCAGTACTGCGACCAGCCGGTGTCGGATGGCAAGGGCGGCACCGAACCACGCTTCACCTGCAACCTGTACCTGTCGGTGCGTGCCGATGCGTTGAAAGTACTGCAAGACCTGGCGACCACTTTCCGTGGCATGTCCTATTGGGGCGCGGGTTCGGTGATGGCCGTGGCAGACATGCCGGAAGACCCGGTCTACACCTACTCCAACGCCAACGTGATCAGCGGCCAGTTCATCTACGGCGGCTCGGCGAAAAAGACCCGCTACACCGTCGCCCTGGTCAGTTGGAATGACCCGACCGATTTCTACCGCCAGAAGGTGCAATACGTCGACGACGCCGAAGGCATCGCCCGCTACGGCATCCAGCAAACCGAGATCAGCGCCACCGGTTGCACCTCCCAGGCGCAAGCCCAGCGCATCGGCAAATGGGCGTTGCTGACCAACCGCCTGGAAACCGAAAGCGTGACCTTCTCGGTCGGCCTCGACGGCACCTTGGCGCGTCCCGGTCAGATTATCCGCGTGGCCGACAACGACCGCGCCGGTCGCCGCATTGGTGGGCGCCTGCGTGCCGCGACCCTCGACACCCTGACCCTGGATGCCGAAGTCAAAGCCGCTGCCGGCGACACCATCACCCTGGTGATGCCTAACGGCAAAGCAGTGTCGCGCGTGGTGAAATCCGCCAGCGCGGGGAACGCCGACGAGCAGCAGGTTGTGCTGCAGAGCAAACTCGACGAAGTGCCACCGGCGCAGTCGATCTGGGCCATCGACTCGGCCACCTTGGCCTTGCAACAGTTCCGCGTGCTGTCGATTTCCGAAGACTTCGCCGATAACGAAATCAAATACAGCCTCAGCGCGGTGAAGCACGTGCCGAGCAAATTCGCCGCGATCGACAACGGCGCAAAAATCGACAGCCCGCCGATCACCGTGATCCCGCCGAGTGTGCAAGCCGCGCCGACCGGCGTGACGGTCAGCAATGACCATTTTGTCGAGCAGGGCAGCGCGGTCAATGTCATGACCATCGACTGGCAGCGCCCGGCGAATGCAATTGCCTTCGAAGCTTACTGGCGCAAAAACGATGGCGAGTGGGTATACGCGGGACGCACCGGCGGCACGTCCATGGAGGTTTCCGGGATCTACGCCGGGCGCTACGTGGCCAAGGTGCGCGCGATCAATGCGCTGGATATTGGTTCGCTGTACAGCGAATCCATCGAAACCGTGCTCAACGGTAAAACCACCTTGCCTCCGACTGTGGCGGCGTTGACGACCGAGTCGTTGGTGTTCGCGATCAAGGTGAAATGGCAGATTCCGCAGGGTGTGAGTACCGCGGATTTGCAGCGTACCGAGATCTGGTATGGCAAGACGGCCGAGCTGGCGCTGGCGACCAAGTTGGGGGATTACGCGTATCCGCAAACTGACGTGACGCTGATGGGCTTGGGCGCGGGTACGTCGTTGTTTTTCTGGGCACGCCTGGTGGACCGTACCGGCAATATCGGGCCGTGGTTCCCGACCGGTGCCGGCGTCAACGGGCAGGCCAGTTCAGATGCGTCGCCGATTCTGGATTTGATTGCCGGGCAAATCAGCGAGACCGAACTGGGCAAACACCTGTTGGATCGCATCGAGTTGATCGATGGCACGGGGGCCGGTTCGGTCAACGCGCGCCTGGACTCAGCCCGCAAAGAGCTGGAAGCGCTGGTTGATCAAGTGACAGATGCGTTGCTGTATGACGCGACCAAAACCTATGCCAATGGCGAGTTTGTGCGTCAGGGCAGCCACCTTTACCAGGCAATCCAAGCCGTGCCGACTAGCAGCCCGCCACCCAATGCGGCCTATTGGCTGGACATCGGCTCCCTGGTGCAAACCACCAACGCCTTGGCACTGCAAATCCAGCAGAACAAAACCGCGATTGAAACGGTGGACGGCAAGGTTACCGCCCAAGCTTCGCAGCTCAACAGCGTGCGAGCCAAAGTGGATGACCCGGTCAGCGGTTTGGCGGCGACGTCGACCGCGTTGAATGGCTTGAAAAGCCAGGTCACCACCTTGGACGGCAAAGTCACCAGCACCTCGGAAAAAACCGATGGGGTGTATGCCCAGGTCAATCCGAAGATGGCCGGTGACGAAAAAACCTCTTACGCCGGGGATGACGTTTCCCTCGCAGGCGCTTGGTCGGTGATGTCGGCGATTGCCGAGGGTGATCTTGCCCAGGCGATGAAGACTGATGCGTTGGAGGTGAGGGTCAATCAGAACCAGGCCAGCATTACCAATGTGGATACGGCCTCGGCTTCGCGGGATGAGGCGCTTGCCCAGCGGGTGACGCGGTTGGATGCGCGGGTCAATCAGAACCAGGCCAGCATTACCAATGTGGATACGGCTTCGGCTTCTCGGGATGAGGCGCTTGCCCAGCGGGTGACGCTGTTGGATGCGCAGGTCAAGGACAACTCCGCTTCGATTGAAACGAAGTTGACCACGTTGGCCACCGCAGACAAAACGCTCGCGCAAAGCATCGACACGGTTCAGACCAAAGTGAATCAGCAGTCGGCGAGTATTCAAACCAACGCTACCGCGATTGCGGATACCAATGGGAAGTTGGCGGCGAATTGGTCGGTGCGAATGCAGGTGGTTGCGGGCGGTGCGTATAAATATGCAGGTATTGGCTTGGGCATTGAGACGAATGCCGGCGGAGTGGTTGAGAGCCAGTTTCTAATCTCGGCAGATAAGTTCGCTATTTATAATGAGCATGTAATAGGTGGGCGTGTTGTTCCTTTCGCTATCGAAAATGGTGCTACCTATATCGATTCTGCTTTTATTAAGAATGGAACAATTAGTAATGCTCAGATAGGTAATACTATCCAGTCCAATGCACTAGGCGCTAATGGAAAGCCAGTGTGGATTTTAGACAAGTCCGGGCTGTTTGAACTCAATAGTTATGGGCCAGGTGGCCGTCGAGAAGTCCGGCCGAACGTAGACAAGATTTACGATGCTTCCGGGAACCTAAGAATAAAAATTGGAGATCTGAACGCATGACCCACGGGATTCGATTTTACGATGCTGGCGGATCTGAATATTTAAACCTTGATTCGGAAACGATGAGGGCTGTTACTCTCATACAGGGAAAGGGCCTACCCAGTGACGGGCCGACTGTGCCCCTCCCTAAGTTTGATCCACTTAAAGGAATCGTCATGGTAGAGGCGTATGGGATCGAGCAAACAATTATGCCCGGTTATTCCATCAGCGGGGTGTATCCCGATGCGGCCCTTAAATTCGAGGCACTGGATGCAGCTTGGGCAGCAGCCTTTGCCGGCCAATATGCTAATCAACAATATTCTATTATGGCGGTGCACTATAAATGAGCTACGGAATATTGTGTGAGGGTCATAAAGGTCAAACGATAATCGACGATGAGCATTCATTGTTTCATGTCATGTCGTCAGGGTCTTACGCAGCCGCCGCACCCAATATCAAGGGCTGTTGGATCTATGTGACCTATACGTCATCGATAAATTCTCCTA encodes:
- a CDS encoding phage tail protein, with product MTDLTLAGSKGGGSKPRPSVEAPDSLQSTAYARILDLVSEGEIVGLKNDKRSVFLDETPLANADGSLNFSGVTLDTRNGSQDQTHIPGFPAVENESPVSVELRSDQPWTKSYSNLQLSAVRVRLAVTRLSQTNTSNGDTNGYTVQYAIDLSTDGGAFVQVLAAAFSGKTTTKYERSHRVDLPPAKSGWTLRVRRITPNSTSGAIADTTTVESSTEVIDAKLRYPGSALIGLQFDAAQFQSIPSRSFEMRGRIIKVPSNYDPQTRVYSGVWDGTFKSAWTDNPAWIYYDLLLHQRYGLGHLLNAGQVDKWELYRIGQYCDQPVSDGKGGTEPRFTCNLYLSVRADALKVLQDLATTFRGMSYWGAGSVMAVADMPEDPVYTYSNANVISGQFIYGGSAKKTRYTVALVSWNDPTDFYRQKVQYVDDAEGIARYGIQQTEISATGCTSQAQAQRIGKWALLTNRLETESVTFSVGLDGTLARPGQIIRVADNDRAGRRIGGRLRAATLDTLTLDAEVKAAAGDTITLVMPNGKAVSRVVKSASAGNADEQQVVLQSKLDEVPPAQSIWAIDSATLALQQFRVLSISEDFADNEIKYSLSAVKHVPSKFAAIDNGAKIDSPPITVIPPSVQAAPTGVTVSNDHFVEQGSAVNVMTIDWQRPANAIAFEAYWRKNDGEWVYAGRTGGTSMEVSGIYAGRYVAKVRAINALDIGSLYSESIETVLNGKTTLPPTVAALTTESLVFAIKVKWQIPQGVSTADLQRTEIWYGKTAELALATKLGDYAYPQTDVTLMGLGAGTSLFFWARLVDRTGNIGPWFPTGAGVNGQASSDASPILDLIAGQISETELGKHLLDRIELIDGTGAGSVNARLDSARKELEALVDQVTDALLYDATKTYANGEFVRQGSHLYQAIQAVPTSSPPPNAAYWLDIGSLVQTTNALALQIQQNKTAIETVDGKVTAQASQLNSVRAKVDDPVSGLAATSTALNGLKSQVTTLDGKVTSTSEKTDGVYAQVNPKMAGDEKTSYAGDDVSLAGAWSVMSAIAEGDLAQAMKTDALEVRVNQNQASITNVDTASASRDEALAQRVTRLDARVNQNQASITNVDTASASRDEALAQRVTLLDAQVKDNSASIETKLTTLATADKTLAQSIDTVQTKVNQQSASIQTNATAIADTNGKLAANWSVRMQVVAGGAYKYAGIGLGIETNAGGVVESQFLISADKFAIYNEHVIGGRVVPFAIENGATYIDSAFIKNGTISNAQIGNTIQSNALGANGKPVWILDKSGLFELNSYGPGGRREVRPNVDKIYDASGNLRIKIGDLNA